The following proteins come from a genomic window of Streptomyces sp. Sge12:
- a CDS encoding protein kinase, whose product MEEYAGRILAGRYRLPLPPSDEYELVETRAFDTRSGQEVLVRQVPLPEIVDAELLDGHRAVPAARRSPADLPAVRRAIEAAQAAASIPDHPRLDQVFDVFAEGESLWIVSELVPARPLAALIADEPLSPYRAAEVASDVLTALRVLHAHGWTHRNITVRTVLVCEDGRVVLTGLAAGAAEEALCGYDPVPSAEDTGVATGWGTGPAPAPGTGAVPLPAQASAPAPTPAPMQVPAPAPVVLPDPDPDPAPAAGPVDLRTEPPAAYAPLVAPGYDTGPRYNDHITPGRPQERPDLQAAARAGAIAAYRAGARAAAARVIEERRAGAGTEIEAGSPPPERRPEGSTLPHGYSYPYGGPETGTASWHGATPRRAELPAATPEPEPERERERETESDPEPLLEGPVREALPQPRPQPEPWPEPRPEQAPAPDLQPERPALPARLALPQGYRQAEAEAPATPTPGQPQSSGWTGPRTGLDAERARQTRMAVVGAVTERWAPEQAGPVHGHWQLAAPVGPATDLWALGALLYRAVQGHAPYPEDSVAELVEMVCAEPPAFAEECGALRPIVESLLRQDPTERPDFEELRGWLRSLVRSAPEPDAGFGVLPMPEPDPARLPVVRRRGEVHGRHRNPSAPRKPRALGRTLLVGILVLLAGAVAYALLFMPRAADPEAAGDARGSTGQAPAKPSPSQVPSGTPESKPAPQTTEPAASQPAPAPAPAGYTTQQDPEHFEIAVPDGWERRGINESGQVRYTDGQFVLTVVPGRDKVQGNPDPAAYQKDKEPELTPYRTSTWSTVGDVKTTKVGQQLRASGRYTWIDGTGRNVFARNFVVALGGSYHVVLVTGPEDEQSKVTEVFEKATASYKAGG is encoded by the coding sequence GTGGAGGAGTACGCGGGCCGGATCCTGGCCGGCCGCTACCGCCTGCCCCTGCCGCCGTCCGACGAGTACGAACTGGTCGAGACGCGCGCCTTTGACACGCGCAGCGGGCAAGAAGTCCTGGTACGCCAGGTGCCGTTGCCGGAGATCGTGGACGCGGAGCTGCTGGACGGGCACCGCGCCGTGCCGGCCGCGCGCCGCTCGCCCGCCGATCTGCCGGCCGTCCGCCGCGCCATCGAGGCGGCGCAGGCGGCGGCTTCGATCCCGGACCATCCCCGGCTGGACCAGGTCTTCGACGTGTTCGCCGAGGGCGAGTCGCTGTGGATAGTGAGCGAACTGGTGCCGGCCAGGCCGCTGGCCGCGCTGATAGCCGATGAACCGCTGAGCCCCTACCGGGCGGCCGAGGTGGCGTCGGACGTGCTCACCGCGCTGCGGGTGCTGCACGCGCACGGCTGGACGCACCGGAACATCACCGTCCGGACGGTGTTGGTGTGCGAGGACGGGCGGGTCGTGCTGACCGGCCTGGCGGCCGGCGCGGCGGAGGAGGCCCTGTGCGGGTACGACCCCGTGCCGAGCGCCGAGGACACCGGCGTCGCGACGGGGTGGGGTACCGGCCCGGCTCCCGCACCCGGCACCGGCGCCGTTCCGCTCCCGGCGCAGGCGTCCGCTCCGGCTCCGACTCCGGCTCCGATGCAGGTTCCCGCTCCCGCTCCGGTCGTGCTCCCGGACCCGGACCCGGATCCGGCTCCCGCTGCCGGTCCGGTGGACCTCCGTACGGAGCCCCCCGCCGCGTACGCGCCCCTCGTGGCCCCCGGCTACGACACCGGGCCGCGGTACAACGACCACATCACCCCCGGCCGTCCGCAGGAGCGCCCCGACCTCCAGGCCGCCGCGCGGGCCGGGGCCATCGCGGCCTACCGGGCCGGGGCGCGGGCCGCCGCCGCCCGGGTCATCGAGGAGCGCAGGGCCGGAGCCGGGACCGAGATCGAGGCCGGTTCGCCACCGCCGGAGCGTCGGCCCGAGGGGTCGACCCTCCCGCACGGGTACTCGTACCCCTACGGCGGCCCGGAGACGGGCACCGCCTCCTGGCACGGTGCGACCCCCCGCCGGGCGGAACTCCCCGCGGCCACCCCGGAACCCGAACCGGAACGGGAACGGGAACGGGAAACGGAATCGGATCCGGAACCGCTGCTGGAAGGGCCCGTGCGGGAGGCCTTACCGCAACCCCGACCACAACCGGAACCCTGGCCCGAACCCCGGCCGGAACAGGCGCCGGCGCCCGACCTCCAGCCCGAGCGCCCCGCCCTGCCCGCCCGCCTCGCCCTGCCCCAGGGCTACCGGCAGGCCGAGGCCGAGGCCCCGGCCACGCCCACGCCCGGCCAGCCGCAGTCGAGCGGCTGGACCGGGCCGCGCACCGGCCTGGACGCCGAGCGGGCCCGGCAGACCCGGATGGCCGTCGTCGGGGCGGTCACCGAGCGGTGGGCCCCCGAGCAGGCCGGTCCCGTGCACGGGCACTGGCAGCTCGCGGCCCCCGTCGGGCCCGCCACCGACCTGTGGGCGCTCGGCGCGCTGCTCTACCGCGCGGTGCAGGGGCACGCCCCGTACCCGGAGGACAGCGTCGCCGAGCTGGTCGAGATGGTCTGCGCGGAACCGCCGGCCTTCGCGGAGGAGTGCGGGGCGCTGCGCCCGATCGTCGAGTCGCTGCTGCGCCAGGACCCCACGGAGCGGCCGGACTTCGAGGAGCTGCGGGGCTGGCTGCGCTCGCTCGTGCGGTCCGCGCCCGAGCCGGACGCCGGATTCGGGGTGCTCCCGATGCCGGAGCCGGATCCGGCGCGGCTGCCCGTCGTACGCCGTCGCGGCGAGGTCCACGGGCGGCACCGCAACCCCAGCGCCCCCCGCAAGCCGCGCGCCCTCGGCCGGACCCTGCTCGTCGGGATCCTGGTCCTCCTCGCCGGCGCGGTGGCGTACGCGCTGCTGTTCATGCCGCGTGCCGCGGATCCGGAGGCCGCGGGCGACGCCCGGGGCAGCACCGGCCAGGCCCCGGCGAAGCCGAGCCCCTCCCAGGTGCCCTCCGGCACGCCCGAGTCCAAGCCGGCGCCCCAGACGACCGAGCCCGCCGCATCGCAGCCCGCCCCGGCCCCGGCTCCGGCCGGTTACACCACCCAGCAGGATCCGGAGCACTTCGAGATCGCCGTGCCCGACGGCTGGGAGCGCCGCGGAATCAATGAGTCCGGTCAGGTGCGTTACACCGACGGGCAGTTCGTGCTGACGGTCGTCCCCGGCCGTGACAAGGTCCAGGGCAATCCGGATCCGGCGGCGTACCAGAAGGACAAGGAGCCGGAGCTGACCCCGTACCGGACGTCCACCTGGTCCACCGTGGGGGACGTGAAGACCACGAAGGTGGGCCAGCAACTGCGCGCCTCGGGCCGGTACACGTGGATCGACGGGACCGGTCGCAACGTGTTCGCCCGCAACTTCGTCGTCGCGCTGGGCGGGAGCTACCACGTCGTTCTGGTCACCGGTCCGGAGGACGAGCAGTCCAAGGTCACCGAGGTCTTCGAAAAGGCCACGGCGAGTTACAAGGCGGGCGGTTGA
- a CDS encoding serine/threonine-protein kinase: protein MSKPEHTESPAAKPSSEKSEAGAAASDAGSPAAKPGGEAAAPVSAEPADAASDADPAGSPAGSPAAKPGSEKAAPAAAEPADAAPEAEPVVGKPGLSKAAAEAVEAGPAAGAADAEPADAEPAVAKPGLSKTDGSPAAKPGREKAAAADPADAVPAAAKPGLSKAAGSSAAKPVVAKPGSNPVVEKADAMAAAVKAAAKAAGDGKDEGRLLAGRYRLGAVLGKGGMGTVWRAQDETLGRTVAVKELRFSSGVDEDEKRRLITRTLREAKAIARIRSGGAVTVYDVVDEDARPWIVMELIEGPSLAEFIRENGPLTPHRAAEVGLAVLDVLRAAHGQGILHRDVKPSNVLIAGNGRVVLTDFGIAQVEGDPSVTSTGMLVGAPSYISPERARGHKPGPPADMWSLGGLLYASVEGVPPYDKGSALATLTAVMTEPVEPPKNAGPLIEVIYGLLAKDPAHRLDDSRARAMLSAVLAAPEPEPAPVVAAAAEETRQISLADAKEAADKAAAEKAEKAAEKAAKKERERRDREQRERARAALKAARKAATAAAATTAVTAAEPPKSKPSPVKAPLTDVMQRRTIVLAAAAVVVVLAVVGSLIAYAFSTDDKDPKDESKGGGKPTPAASAPKDPGGGTGNTSPKPSGNTGDTGGNANGSAGTGAGTGGQQSPAANQGQGATSGGGAGGALPAGFVPVQDFGFHFSMAMPEGFKQTGTAGENSGGIYSRDGGFPRIQVDYTDKPGNDARLAWAKAAPAVAGSSTSYRQIRIDAVDYRGYPTVADWEFEREQKGIKVRVLNRGFKLDATHGYAIMISCAADQWDGAECTQMRNVAFETFQPLG from the coding sequence ATGTCGAAGCCGGAGCACACCGAGTCGCCTGCGGCGAAGCCCAGCAGTGAGAAGTCCGAGGCTGGCGCCGCGGCTTCGGATGCCGGGTCGCCTGCGGCGAAGCCCGGCGGTGAGGCAGCCGCGCCTGTGTCTGCCGAGCCGGCGGACGCTGCGTCCGACGCCGATCCTGCGGGGTCGCCTGCGGGGTCGCCTGCGGCGAAGCCGGGCAGTGAGAAGGCTGCGCCTGCGGCTGCCGAGCCGGCTGACGCTGCGCCGGAGGCCGAGCCTGTGGTTGGGAAGCCCGGGTTGAGCAAGGCTGCGGCGGAGGCCGTGGAGGCCGGGCCTGCGGCTGGTGCCGCGGATGCGGAACCGGCTGATGCCGAGCCTGCGGTTGCGAAGCCTGGGTTGAGCAAGACCGACGGGTCGCCTGCGGCGAAGCCGGGCCGGGAGAAGGCTGCGGCTGCCGATCCGGCTGACGCTGTGCCTGCGGCTGCGAAGCCAGGGCTGAGCAAGGCTGCGGGGTCGTCTGCGGCGAAGCCGGTGGTGGCGAAGCCGGGGAGCAATCCCGTCGTCGAGAAGGCGGATGCCATGGCCGCCGCCGTCAAGGCCGCCGCGAAGGCCGCCGGGGACGGCAAGGACGAGGGGCGGTTGCTGGCCGGGCGGTACCGGCTCGGTGCCGTGCTCGGCAAGGGCGGGATGGGTACCGTCTGGCGCGCCCAGGACGAGACCCTGGGCCGGACCGTCGCCGTCAAGGAACTCCGCTTCAGCAGCGGGGTCGACGAGGACGAGAAGCGACGCCTCATCACCCGTACCCTCCGCGAGGCCAAGGCGATTGCGCGGATCCGCAGCGGCGGCGCCGTCACCGTCTACGACGTCGTCGACGAGGACGCCCGGCCGTGGATCGTCATGGAGCTCATCGAGGGCCCCTCGCTCGCCGAGTTCATACGTGAGAACGGCCCGCTCACCCCGCACCGCGCCGCCGAGGTCGGCCTCGCGGTGCTCGACGTGCTGCGCGCCGCGCACGGCCAGGGCATCCTGCACCGCGACGTGAAGCCGTCCAACGTGCTCATCGCCGGCAACGGCCGGGTCGTCCTCACCGACTTCGGCATCGCGCAGGTCGAGGGCGACCCCTCCGTCACCTCCACCGGCATGCTCGTCGGCGCCCCGTCCTACATCTCCCCCGAGCGCGCCCGCGGCCACAAGCCCGGCCCGCCCGCCGACATGTGGTCGCTCGGCGGCCTGCTGTACGCCTCCGTCGAGGGAGTGCCCCCGTACGACAAGGGGTCCGCGCTCGCCACCCTCACCGCCGTGATGACCGAGCCGGTGGAGCCGCCGAAGAACGCGGGCCCGCTGATCGAGGTCATCTACGGCCTGCTCGCCAAGGACCCCGCGCACCGGCTCGACGACAGCCGCGCCCGGGCGATGCTCAGCGCCGTCCTCGCGGCGCCCGAGCCCGAGCCCGCCCCCGTAGTGGCCGCGGCGGCCGAGGAGACCCGGCAGATTTCGCTGGCGGACGCCAAGGAGGCCGCGGACAAGGCCGCCGCGGAGAAGGCGGAGAAGGCTGCCGAGAAGGCGGCGAAGAAGGAACGCGAGCGCCGCGACCGCGAGCAGCGCGAGCGGGCCCGCGCCGCGCTGAAGGCGGCCCGCAAGGCGGCGACGGCCGCGGCCGCCACCACGGCCGTCACCGCCGCGGAGCCGCCGAAGTCCAAGCCGTCCCCCGTCAAGGCGCCGCTCACGGACGTCATGCAGCGCCGCACCATCGTGCTCGCGGCGGCGGCCGTGGTCGTGGTGCTGGCCGTCGTCGGCTCGCTCATCGCCTACGCCTTCAGCACCGACGACAAGGACCCCAAGGACGAGAGCAAGGGCGGGGGCAAGCCCACCCCGGCGGCCTCGGCCCCGAAGGACCCGGGCGGCGGGACGGGGAACACCTCCCCGAAGCCCTCGGGGAACACCGGCGACACGGGCGGCAACGCCAACGGCAGCGCGGGTACGGGTGCCGGTACCGGCGGGCAGCAGTCCCCGGCCGCGAACCAGGGCCAGGGCGCCACGTCCGGCGGCGGCGCCGGCGGCGCGCTCCCGGCGGGATTCGTCCCGGTGCAGGACTTCGGGTTCCACTTCTCGATGGCCATGCCCGAGGGCTTCAAGCAGACGGGCACCGCGGGCGAGAACTCCGGCGGCATATACAGCCGTGACGGCGGATTCCCGCGGATCCAGGTCGACTACACCGACAAGCCGGGCAACGACGCGCGCCTCGCCTGGGCCAAGGCCGCCCCGGCGGTGGCGGGCAGCAGCACCAGCTACCGGCAGATCCGCATCGACGCGGTGGACTACCGGGGCTACCCGACCGTCGCGGACTGGGAGTTCGAGCGGGAGCAGAAGGGGATCAAGGTCCGGGTGCTCAACCGCGGCTTCAAGCTGGACGCGACGCACGGCTACGCCATCATGATCAGCTGCGCCGCCGACCAGTGGGACGGCGCCGAGTGCACCCAGATGCGCAACGTCGCCTTCGAGACGTTCCAGCCGCTCGGCTGA
- a CDS encoding nucleotide sugar dehydrogenase, with the protein MPADLAVIGLGHLGLPLAQAAVAAGIETVGYDSGPVTDSTLTAAEIRRMSAAGFRVTTNPAELGRVRTAVICAPTQLGADRALDLSAVGEAGRALAARLRPHTTVILESAAHPGVTEDYLRPILEAGSGLRAGRDFHLAYSPSRHDPGNRTHGISNTPKVIGGLTPACTESAHAFYARLTEKVVRARGLREAETVQLLETNYRHVNIALMNEMAVLCHDLGVDLWDVIRCAETKPYGFQAFRPGPGVGGHGVPLDPNYLPHTTRTPGHPLRMVGLAQEINNRMPQYVIQRSATLLNEHGKSARGARVLLLGVTYKPDLADQEGSPACEIASRLLDLGALISYHDPYITGWRVRDQPVPRAESLYEAAANADLTILLQHHRTYDLQGLAVKAQLLLDTRGASPVGAAHRL; encoded by the coding sequence ATGCCCGCAGATCTCGCCGTCATCGGACTCGGCCATCTCGGCCTCCCACTCGCCCAGGCGGCCGTCGCCGCCGGAATCGAGACGGTCGGCTACGACAGCGGTCCGGTCACGGACTCCACCCTCACCGCCGCCGAGATCCGCCGCATGTCGGCGGCCGGCTTCCGGGTCACCACCAACCCCGCCGAGCTCGGCCGGGTCCGCACGGCCGTCATCTGCGCCCCCACCCAGCTCGGCGCCGACCGCGCACTGGACCTCTCCGCCGTCGGTGAGGCCGGCCGCGCGCTCGCCGCCCGGCTGCGCCCCCACACCACCGTGATCCTCGAATCGGCCGCCCACCCCGGGGTCACCGAGGACTACCTCCGCCCGATCCTCGAAGCCGGCTCCGGGCTGCGGGCGGGCCGGGACTTCCACCTGGCCTACTCCCCCAGCCGCCACGACCCGGGCAACCGCACGCACGGCATCTCCAACACCCCCAAGGTGATCGGCGGCCTCACCCCCGCCTGCACGGAATCCGCGCACGCCTTCTACGCACGCCTCACCGAGAAGGTGGTCCGCGCCCGCGGCCTGCGCGAGGCCGAGACCGTACAGCTGCTCGAGACGAACTACCGCCACGTCAACATCGCCCTCATGAACGAGATGGCGGTGCTCTGCCACGACCTCGGCGTCGACCTGTGGGACGTCATCCGCTGCGCCGAGACCAAGCCGTACGGATTCCAGGCCTTCCGCCCCGGCCCCGGGGTCGGCGGCCACGGCGTCCCCCTCGACCCGAACTACCTCCCCCACACCACGCGCACCCCCGGCCACCCCCTGCGCATGGTCGGCCTGGCCCAGGAGATCAACAACCGGATGCCGCAGTACGTCATCCAGCGTTCGGCCACCCTGCTGAACGAGCACGGCAAATCCGCCCGCGGAGCCCGCGTCCTGCTCCTCGGCGTCACCTACAAGCCCGACCTGGCCGACCAGGAGGGCTCCCCGGCCTGCGAGATCGCCAGCCGCCTCCTCGACCTGGGCGCGCTGATCAGCTACCACGACCCGTACATCACGGGGTGGCGGGTGCGGGACCAGCCGGTCCCCCGCGCCGAATCGCTGTACGAGGCCGCCGCGAACGCGGACCTGACCATCCTGCTCCAGCACCACCGCACCTACGACCTGCAAGGACTCGCCGTGAAGGCCCAGCTGCTCCTGGACACCCGCGGCGCCAGCCCGGTGGGCGCGGCCCACCGGCTCTGA
- a CDS encoding glycerol-3-phosphate dehydrogenase/oxidase: MRTATLGPTQRAEALSRMAERELDVLVVGAGVVGAGTALDAVTRGLSTGLVEARDWASGTSSRSSKLIHGGLRYLEMLDFALVREALKERGLLLERLAPHLVKPVPFLYPLQHKGWERLYAGSGVALYDAMSVSSGHGRGLPVHRHLSRARALRVAPALRKDALVGALQYYDAQMDDARYVTTLVRTAAAYGAHCANRARVVGFLREGERVVGARVRDVEAGGEYEIRAKQVVNATGVWTDDTQALIGERGQFHVRASKGIHLVVPKDRIHSSTGLILRTEKSVLFVIPWGRHWIVGTTDTDWDLDKAHPAASSADIDYLLEHVNSVLAVPLTRDDVQGVYAGLRPLLAGESDATSKLSREHTVAHPVPGLVVVAGGKYTTYRVMAKDAVDEAVHGLDQRVADCVTEDVPLVGAEGYRALWNGRARIAARTGLHVVRVEHLLNRFGSLTEELLDLMAADPGLREPLSGADDYLRAEIVYAASHEGARHLDDVLTRRTRISIETFDRGTRSARECAELMAPVLGWDKQQIEKEVEHYEKRVQAERESQRQPDDQTADAARLGAPDIVPL, from the coding sequence GTGAGGACAGCGACACTGGGGCCGACGCAGCGGGCCGAGGCTCTCAGCCGGATGGCCGAGCGGGAACTGGACGTGCTGGTGGTGGGCGCGGGCGTGGTGGGCGCCGGCACCGCACTGGACGCCGTGACCCGGGGCCTGTCGACCGGCCTGGTGGAGGCCCGGGACTGGGCATCGGGCACGTCCAGCCGCTCCAGCAAGCTGATCCACGGCGGCCTGCGGTACCTGGAAATGCTCGACTTCGCCCTCGTGCGCGAGGCCCTGAAGGAGCGCGGCCTGCTGCTGGAGCGCCTCGCCCCGCACCTGGTGAAGCCGGTGCCCTTCCTGTACCCGCTCCAGCACAAGGGCTGGGAGCGGCTGTACGCCGGCTCGGGCGTCGCACTGTACGACGCGATGTCGGTCTCCAGCGGCCACGGCCGGGGCCTGCCCGTGCACCGGCACCTGTCGCGGGCGCGCGCGCTGCGGGTGGCGCCGGCGCTGCGCAAGGACGCGCTGGTGGGAGCCCTCCAGTACTACGACGCCCAGATGGACGACGCCCGGTACGTCACCACGCTGGTGCGGACGGCCGCCGCGTACGGGGCGCACTGCGCCAATCGGGCGAGGGTCGTCGGCTTCCTGCGTGAGGGCGAACGGGTCGTCGGCGCGCGGGTGCGGGACGTGGAAGCCGGCGGCGAGTACGAGATCCGCGCGAAGCAGGTCGTGAATGCGACGGGGGTGTGGACGGACGACACCCAGGCGCTGATCGGGGAGCGTGGCCAGTTCCACGTACGGGCCTCGAAGGGCATCCACCTGGTCGTACCGAAGGACCGGATCCATTCGAGCACCGGGCTGATCCTGCGGACCGAGAAGTCGGTGCTGTTCGTCATCCCCTGGGGCCGGCACTGGATCGTGGGGACCACGGACACCGACTGGGACCTGGACAAGGCCCACCCGGCGGCGTCGAGCGCGGACATCGACTACCTGCTGGAGCACGTGAACTCGGTGCTGGCGGTGCCGCTCACGCGCGACGACGTCCAGGGCGTGTACGCGGGCCTGCGGCCGCTGCTGGCCGGGGAGTCGGACGCGACGAGCAAGCTGTCGCGCGAGCACACGGTCGCGCACCCGGTGCCGGGGCTGGTGGTGGTCGCCGGGGGCAAGTACACGACGTACCGGGTCATGGCGAAGGACGCGGTCGACGAGGCCGTGCACGGGCTGGACCAGCGGGTGGCGGACTGCGTGACGGAGGACGTCCCGCTGGTGGGGGCGGAGGGCTACCGGGCACTGTGGAACGGCCGGGCCCGGATCGCCGCCCGGACGGGTCTTCATGTGGTGCGGGTGGAACACCTGTTGAACCGCTTCGGATCCCTGACGGAGGAACTGCTGGACCTGATGGCCGCCGACCCGGGGCTGCGGGAGCCGCTGTCCGGGGCGGACGACTACCTCCGGGCGGAAATCGTCTACGCGGCCTCGCACGAAGGGGCGCGGCACCTGGACGACGTCCTGACGCGGCGCACCCGGATCTCGATCGAGACCTTCGACCGGGGGACGCGGTCGGCGCGGGAATGCGCGGAGTTGATGGCCCCGGTCCTGGGGTGGGACAAGCAGCAGATCGAGAAGGAAGTGGAGCACTACGAGAAGCGGGTCCAGGCGGAAAGGGAATCGCAGCGCCAGCCCGACGACCAGACGGCGGACGCGGCGCGGCTGGGGGCGCCCGACATCGTTCCGTTGTAA
- the guaB gene encoding IMP dehydrogenase — protein MTADGVPDKFATLGLTYDDVLLLPGASDMSPDAIDTSSLISRNVRVNVPLLSAAMDKVTEARMAIAMARQGGVGVLHRNLSIADQANQVDLVKRSESGMVTDPITVHPDATLGEADQLCAKFRISGVPVTDAGGKLLGIVTNRDMAFESDRSRQVREVMTPMPLVTGKVGISGVDAMELLRRHKIEKLPLVDDAGILKGLITVKDFVKAEKYPNAAKDKDGRLLVGAAVGVAGDAYERAQALIEAGADFIVVDTAHGHSRLVGDMVAKIKSNSTVDVIGGNVATRDGAQALIDAGCDGIKVGVGPGSICTTRVVAGIGVPQVTAIYEASLAAKAAGVPVIGDGGLQYSGDIAKALVAGADTVMLGSLLAGCEESPGELLFINGKQFKSYRGMGSLGAMQSRGDQRSFSKDRYFQEGVGGDDKLIPEGIEGQVPYRGPLSAVVHQLVGGLRQSMFYVGGRTVPELQDRGRFVRITSAGLKESHPHDIQMTVEAPNYSRKG, from the coding sequence ATGACTGCCGACGGAGTGCCCGACAAATTCGCCACGCTCGGACTGACCTACGACGACGTGCTGCTGCTGCCGGGCGCGTCGGACATGTCTCCGGACGCGATCGACACCTCCTCCCTCATCTCCCGGAACGTGCGCGTCAACGTTCCGCTGCTGTCCGCGGCCATGGACAAGGTCACCGAGGCCCGCATGGCCATCGCCATGGCCCGCCAGGGCGGCGTCGGCGTGCTGCACCGCAACCTCTCCATCGCCGACCAGGCCAACCAGGTCGACCTGGTCAAGCGCTCCGAGTCCGGCATGGTCACCGACCCGATCACCGTGCACCCGGACGCGACGCTGGGCGAGGCCGACCAGCTCTGCGCGAAGTTCCGCATCTCGGGCGTCCCGGTCACCGACGCCGGAGGCAAGCTCCTCGGCATCGTCACCAACCGCGACATGGCCTTCGAGTCGGACCGCAGCCGCCAGGTGCGCGAGGTCATGACCCCGATGCCGCTGGTCACCGGCAAGGTCGGCATCTCCGGCGTGGACGCCATGGAGCTGCTGCGCCGCCACAAGATCGAGAAGCTTCCGCTGGTCGACGACGCGGGCATCCTCAAGGGCCTCATCACGGTCAAGGACTTCGTCAAGGCCGAGAAGTACCCGAACGCCGCCAAGGACAAGGACGGCCGGCTCCTCGTCGGCGCCGCCGTCGGCGTCGCCGGTGACGCGTACGAGCGCGCCCAGGCCCTGATCGAGGCGGGCGCCGACTTCATCGTCGTCGACACCGCGCACGGCCACTCCCGCCTGGTCGGCGACATGGTCGCCAAGATCAAGTCGAACTCCACCGTCGACGTCATCGGCGGCAACGTCGCCACCCGCGACGGCGCCCAGGCGCTCATCGACGCCGGCTGCGACGGCATCAAGGTCGGCGTCGGCCCGGGCTCCATCTGCACCACCCGCGTCGTCGCCGGCATCGGCGTCCCGCAGGTCACCGCGATCTACGAGGCCTCGCTCGCCGCCAAGGCGGCCGGCGTCCCGGTCATCGGCGACGGTGGCCTCCAGTACTCCGGCGACATCGCGAAGGCCCTGGTCGCGGGCGCCGACACGGTGATGCTCGGCTCGCTGCTCGCGGGCTGCGAGGAGTCCCCGGGCGAGCTGCTCTTCATCAACGGCAAGCAGTTCAAGTCCTACCGCGGCATGGGTTCGCTCGGCGCGATGCAGTCCCGCGGCGACCAGCGCTCCTTCTCCAAGGACCGCTACTTCCAGGAGGGCGTGGGCGGCGACGACAAGCTCATCCCCGAGGGCATCGAGGGTCAGGTCCCCTACCGCGGCCCGCTCTCCGCGGTCGTGCACCAGCTCGTCGGCGGCCTTCGCCAGTCGATGTTCTACGTCGGCGGCCGCACGGTCCCCGAGCTCCAGGACCGCGGCCGGTTCGTCCGGATCACCTCGGCGGGCCTCAAGGAGAGCCACCCGCACGACATCCAGATGACGGTGGAAGCACCGAACTACTCCCGCAAGGGGTAG
- a CDS encoding GuaB3 family IMP dehydrogenase-related protein, whose amino-acid sequence MTEIEIGRGKRGRRAYAFDDIAIVPSRRTRDPKEVSIAWQIDAYRFELPFLAAPMDSVVSPQTAIRIGELGGLGVLNLEGLWTRYEDPQPLLDEIRELDEEAATRRLQEIYSAPIQADLIRQRIKEVRDSGVVTAAALSPQRTAEFSKAVVDAGVDIFVIRGTTVSAEHVSGAAEPLNLKQFIYELDVPVIVGGCATYTAALHLMRTGAAGVLVGFGGGAAHTTRNVLGIQVPMATAVADVAAARRDYMDESGGRYVHVIADGGVGWSGDIPKAVACGADAVMMGSPLARATDAPGRGNHWGMEAVHEDVPRGKKVDLGTVGTTEEILTGPSHTPDGSMNIFGALRRSMATTGYSELKEFQRVEVTIADSQHSR is encoded by the coding sequence GTGACTGAGATCGAGATCGGGCGCGGCAAGCGCGGCCGCAGGGCGTACGCGTTCGACGACATCGCCATCGTCCCGAGCCGGCGTACCCGGGACCCGAAGGAGGTCTCGATCGCCTGGCAGATCGACGCGTACCGCTTCGAGCTCCCCTTCCTGGCCGCTCCCATGGACTCGGTCGTCTCCCCGCAGACCGCGATCCGCATCGGCGAGCTCGGCGGCCTCGGCGTGCTGAACCTCGAAGGCCTGTGGACCCGGTACGAGGACCCGCAGCCGCTGCTCGACGAGATCAGGGAGCTGGACGAGGAGGCCGCGACCCGCCGTCTCCAGGAGATCTACTCCGCGCCGATCCAGGCGGACCTGATCCGGCAGCGGATCAAGGAGGTGCGCGACTCGGGCGTCGTCACCGCCGCCGCGCTCTCCCCGCAGCGCACCGCCGAGTTCTCCAAGGCCGTCGTCGACGCGGGCGTGGACATCTTCGTGATCCGCGGCACCACGGTGTCGGCCGAGCACGTGTCGGGCGCCGCCGAGCCGCTGAACCTCAAGCAGTTCATCTACGAGCTCGACGTCCCGGTCATCGTCGGCGGCTGCGCCACCTACACGGCGGCCCTGCACCTGATGCGCACCGGCGCGGCCGGTGTCCTCGTCGGCTTCGGCGGCGGCGCCGCGCACACCACGCGCAACGTGCTCGGCATCCAGGTCCCGATGGCGACCGCCGTCGCGGACGTGGCCGCGGCCCGCCGCGACTACATGGACGAGTCCGGCGGCCGCTACGTGCACGTCATCGCCGACGGCGGCGTGGGCTGGTCGGGCGACATCCCGAAGGCCGTCGCCTGCGGCGCGGACGCCGTGATGATGGGCTCCCCGCTGGCCCGTGCCACCGACGCGCCCGGCCGCGGCAACCACTGGGGCATGGAGGCCGTCCACGAGGACGTGCCGCGCGGCAAGAAGGTCGACCTGGGCACCGTGGGCACCACCGAGGAGATCCTCACCGGTCCCTCGCACACCCCGGACGGCTCCATGAACATCTTCGGCGCGCTGCGCCGCTCGATGGCCACCACCGGCTACAGCGAGCTCAAGGAGTTCCAGCGGGTCGAGGTCACGATCGCGGACTCGCAGCACAGCCGCTGA